The DNA segment CAAACGCCAGATGCTTTTTCTGCATTTTGCGCCAGATGCTGTAGATGTGTTTCGGGCGGCCATAGACCTCCGCCTTCACACCTTCGGTTTTCATTTCAGAACGCAAATGCCCGACAAACTCTTCAATGTAATGCTCGCGGTCAATGCGGCGTTCGTGCAGCAGTTTGGCGATCCGCTTGTATTCCGCCGGGTGCAGATAGCGGAAGCAGTAATCTTCCAGCTCCCACTTCAGTTGCCCGATGCCCAGCCGGTTAGCCAGCGGGGCATAGATATTGGTGCACTCTTTCGCCGCCAGTACGCGTTCATCTTCCGGCGCGTCTTTAACCTCGCGCAGATGGGCGATGCGTTCCGCCAGCTTGATGACCACGCAGCGGAAGTCGTCCACCATCGCCAGCAGCATCCGACGAACGTTATCCACCTGCTCGGAGGAGACGGAATCGTTATGCGTCGCTTTCAGCTGACGAATCGCCGCCATGTCGCGCACGCCGTGAATCAGATTGACGATCGATGTCCCCACGCTCTCGCGCAGGATATCTTCGCTGACAACATTGGCGTCAGCCAGGGGGAAGAGCAGCGCCGCCCGCAGCGTGTCGATATCCATACTTAACGTAGAGAGGATTTCCACCATCTCCACGCCACGCCACAGCAACAGTTCCGCATCGGGATGTCCTTGTGTCTGTTGCAGGCAATACGCCCAGGTTTCGGCTAAGCGTTCACACGACTGCTGGCTGGAGATACCCAGACTCGCGATCCATTTTTTCGGATCAAACTCACCAGCTTTATTAAGATGTGCACTTCTTACCGCAACCATTGTCCTCTCCTTAAGGGACCAGGCCTACCGAAGTCAGCAAGCCATGACTCATTACAAACGCTCAAACAACACCATTGATTCCAGATGCCCAGTGTGTGGGAACATGTCGAGCATCGCCAGCCGCTGAATTTGGTATCCGGCATTCAACAAGGCGTCGCTATCCCGTGCCAGCGTAGCAGGATTACAGGATACATAAACAATACGAATTGGTTTTAACTTTATAATGTGTTTCATCACGCCTGCCGCCCCGGCACGAGCGGGATCGAGCAAAATTTTGTCAAAACCGTTTTTCGCCCATTGCTGCTTCGTGACATCTTCTTCGAGATTTTCGTGAAAGAATGTCACATTCTGTAATCCGTTACGCCGCGCGTTTTCCCGGCCTTTTTCCACCAGCGCCGGAACGCCTTCAACGCCCACAACGCTGGCGGCGCGCGTCGCCAGCGGCAGAGTAAAATTCCCCATGCCGCAGAACAGATCCAGAACGCGGTCGTCAGGTTGAATATCCAGCCATTCCAGCGCCCGGGCGACCATTTTCTGGTTCACCCCTTCGTTGACCTGAATAAAGTCGCGCGGGCTGAAGGTTAAGCGTAGCCCGTTTGAATCATACCAGGGCGCCTCCCCGGTAAGCGGTTCAAGTATGTCGCTTTGAGGGGCCAGAAACAGAGACAGTCCCTCAGAATGCGAAAAGCGTTCCAGTTTTTCTCTGTCCGTCGCGTTCAAGGGCGCCGTATGACGCAGCACCATTAGGGTGCCATTCCCCGCCTGTACCAGCTCGACATGGCCAAAGTGGCGGTTTCCTTGCAAACTTTCCAGACACGCCCTGACGCGAGGCAGCAGCGCCTCAAGCTGGGGCACCAGAATGGGGCACTGCCTGACATCCACGATATCGCTGGAGCCCGCCTTGCGAAATCCCATCTGCAATTGCTGAGTTTTAGGCAGATAATTCAGGCTTAAACGCGCGCGACGTCGATAGCCCCACGGCGTATCGGCGATCACCTCGGCGACATCGCATTTCATTAAGCGCGACAGCGCGGCGCTTTTGCTGCGTTGTTGCAGCGCGACGCTGGCATGCTGCTGCTGGCAGCCGCCACAGACGCCAAAGTGTGGGCAGCGCGGCGTTTCCCGTTCCGGGCTATCATTCAGGCGACGCTTAACTTGCGCGCGAGCGAACTGTTTTTTATCTTCGGTAATGACGACGTCGCCCTTTTCCTGGGGCAGTAATCCCGGTATAAACAGCGCCTTTCCATTATGGCGAGCCACGCCCTGACCAAAAGGATCGAGGTCATTGACCGTAACGGTTATGATCTGACGCGTCGTCACGCGTCGTTTTGCAGAGTAGAATTGCGCCATCGACGAGATATTTCTCAATTTAACAGTGTGACCCTAATTGTCCCATAACGGAACTCCATGACCAACTACAGCCTGCGCGCACGCATGATGATTCTGATCCTGGCCCCGACCGTCCTCATTGGTTTACTGCTCAGTATCTTTTTCGTTGTGCATCGCTATAACGACTTGCAGCGTCAACTGGAAGATGCTGGCGCCAGCATTATCGAACCTCTTGCGGTCTCCAGCGAATATGGCATGAACCTGCAAAACCGCGAATCAATCGGGCAGCTCATCAGCGTTCTCCATCGCCGCCACTCCGACATCGTGCGCGCCATTTCCGTTTATGACGAGAATAACCGGCTGTTTGTCACATCCAATTTCCATCTCGATCCGTCAGAAATGCAGCTCGCCACCGGGGAGCCGTTTCCCCGCAGGCTGAGCGTGACCCGCCACGGGGACATTATGATCCTGCGAACGCCGATTATCTCCGAAAGGTATTCGCCGGACGAATCCCCCGTAACAGACGCCAAAACGCCGAGAAATATGTTGGGATATGTGGCGCTTGAACTGGATCTCAAGTCCGTCCGCCTGCAACAGTACAAAGAGATTTTCATCTCCAGCGTGATGATGCTGTTCTGTATCGGCATTGCCTTAATTTTTGGCTGGCGTCTGATGCGCGACGTCACCGGTCCCATTCGTAATATGGTCAATACCGTTGACCGCATTCGTCGTGGGCAGCTCGACAGCCGCGTCGAGGGCTTTATGCTGGGCGAGCTGGATATGCTGAAAAACGGCATCAACTCGATGGCGATGTCGCTTGCCGCTTACCATGAAGAGATGCAGCATAATATCGATCAGGCCACTTCGGATCTGCGCGAAACGCTGGAACAGATGGAGATCCAGAACGTTGAGCTGGATCTGGCGAAGAAGCGCGCTCAGGAAGCGGCGCGTATTAAGTCTGAGTTTTTGGCCAACATGTCGCACGAACTGCGTACGCCGCTTAACGGCGTGATTGGCTTTACCCGTCTGACGCTAAAAACCGAACTCAATACAACCCAGCGCGATCACCTCAATACTATCGAGCGTTCGGCCAACAACCTGCTGGCGATCATCAATGACGTGCTCGATTTTTCCAAGCTGGAAGCGGGCAAGCTGATTCTGGAAAGCATTCCTTTCCCGCTACGCAGCACGCTGGATGAAGTGGTGACGCTGCTGGCGCATTCATCCCATGACAAAGGGCTGGAACTCACGCTAAACATCAAAAATGACGTACCGGATAACGTCATCGGCGACCCGCTGCGCCTACAGCAGGTCATTACCAATCTGGTCGGTAATGCCATTAAATTTACCGAAAGCGGCAATATCGATATTCTGGTTGAAAAGCGCGCGCTCAGTAATACCAAAGTACAGATTGAAATCCAGATCCGCGATACCGGCATCGGCATTCCCGAGCGCGACCAGTCGCGTCTGTTCCAGGCTTTCCGCCAGGCGGACGCCAGCATTTCACGCCGTCATGGCGGAACCGGTCTGGGGCTGGTGATTACGCAAAAACTGGTCAATGAGATGGGCGGCGATATCTCGTTCCACAGTCAGCCCAATCGCGGTTCCACTTTCTGGTTCCACATTAATCTCGATCTCAACCCGAATGTGATAAGCGACGCGCCGCCAACGCGCTGTCTGGTCGGAAAACGGCTGGCCTACGTCGAACCGAACGCCACCGCCGCGCAATGCACGCTGGATATGCTGAGCGACACGCCGCTGGAGGTGATCTACAGCCCGACGTTCTCAGCGTTGCCGCTGGATCACTACGATATCCTGCTCATCAGCGTTCCGGTGACCTTTAACGAACCGCTCACCATGCAGCAAGAACGGCTGGCAAAAGCCGCCGCCATGACGGACTTCCTGTTGCTGGCGCTGCCTTGCCATGCCCAGATTAACGCCGAAAAACTCAAGCAAGGCGGCGCGGCGGCCTGTCTGTTAAAACCGCTCACCTCAACGCGTTTACTGCCTGCGCTGACGGAATACTGCCATTTAAATCAGCATGTTGAACCGCTGCTGACGGATGAGAATAAAATCGCCATGACGGTAATGGCGGTCGACGATAACCCGGCCAACCTGAAGCTGATCGGCGCGCTGCTGGAGGACAAAGTCCAGCATGTGGAGCTTTGCGACAGCGGGCATCAGGCGGTGGAACGGGCCAAACAGATGCAGTTTGATTTGATCCTGATGGACATTCAGATGCCGGATATGGACGGTATCCGCGCCTGTGAGCTGATTCATCAGCTTCCGCATCAGCAGCAAACGCCGGTGATCGCCGTGACGGCACATGCGATGGCGGGTCAGAAAGAGAAGCTGCTGAGCGCGGGGATGAATGACTATCTGGCCAAGCCGATAGAAGAAGAAAAGCTGCACAGTCTGCTGTTACGCTATAAGCCGGGGGCCGTGGTAGCAACCCGATTACCCGCCGCTGAATCGGCTGAGTTTATCGTCAACCCGAACGCAACGCTCGACTGGCAACTGGCGCTGCGCCAGGCGGCCGGAAAATCCGATCTGGCGCGGGATCTGCTGCAAATGCTCATCGACTTCCTGCCGGAAGTGCGTAACAAAATTGAAGAACAGCTGGTGGGAGAGGCGCCCGAAGGGCTGGTGGATCTCATCCACACGCTGCACGGCAGCTGCGGCTACAGCGGGGTGCCGCGCATGAAAAACTTGTGCCAGTTAATTGAGCAGCAGTTACGCAGCGGCACCAAAGAAGAGGAGCTTGAACCCGAGTTTCTGGAGCTGCTTGATGAGATGGACAACGTCGCGCGCGAAGCAAAGAAAATATTAGGATGAGGGGGATGCCGGATGGCGACGCTAGCGCGTCTTATCCGGCCTACAGGTGCGTGGCCGTAGGCCTGATAAGCGCAACGTGACCGGCCTACAGGTGCGTGACCGTAGGCCTGATAAGCGCAGCGCCATCAGGCAGTTAACGTAAATGTTGCCCCACGTTAAGGGTGGCGGCGATATTGCGCGCAGCCATACGCACATTTTCTGCGGCATTCTCCAGCGCCTCATCCAGCGTACAGATGGTATAAATCACGCTGAAAACAGCATCCAGCCCATGTTGGTGTACAACACCCACATCTGCCGTCAGGCTACCTGCAATGCCAATCACGGGCTTATTATGTCGTTTCGCGACCTTTGCCACGCCAACAGGCACTTTGCCGTGAATCGTTTGGCTGTCAATGCGCCCTTCTCCGGTAACAACCAGATCCGCATCAGCAACGCACTCCTCCAGATGCAAGGCATCGGTCACGATCTCAATGCCACGCCGTAACTCCGCGCCGCAAAACGCATATAATGCGGCTCCCAGACCGCCCGCCGCGCCGCCGCCCGCCAGTTCGAATACATTAATATCCAGATCGCGGGAAATCAGCCGGGCATAGTGCGTCAGCGCATCGTCTAAGCGTTGAATCATCTCCGGCGTGGCGCCTTTTTGCGGACCAAATACCGCAGATGCCCCCTCTTTCCCGGTCAGCGGATTCGTAACATCGCAGGCGACTTCGATACGACACGCGGCAAGACGTTTATCAATACCGCTGATATCAATCTTTGAGAGCGCTTCCAGCGCCGCGCCGCCTTGCGTAATCTCCTGGTGCTGCGCATCCAGCAATTTCGCCCCCAGCGCCTGCACCATACCGACGCCGCCGTCATTCGTCGCGCTACCGCCAAGGCCAATAATAATATGTTCCACCCCGGCATCGAGAGCGTGGCGAATTAACTCACCGGTTCCCCACGAGGTGGTTTTTAGCGGATCGCGTAATTGCGGTGGAACCAACTCCAGCCCGCTGGCGGCGGCCATTTCGATAAAGGCCGAACGCTCGTCGCCAGAAAGCCCATAAAATGCCCGCACGCTGTCACCGAGCGGGCCCGTCACGTCAACATCAACAATCCGGCCTGCCGTGGCCTCGACCATCGCTTCAACCGTTCCCTCACCACCATCAGCAACCGGGAGTTTTACGTAATCCGCATCAGGCCAGATTTCACGAAACCCCTCCTCAATGGCGGTCGCTACCTCAAGAGCGCTCAAACTTTCCTTATAAGAGTCCGGTGCGATCACTATTTTCATAAAGCATCCTTACGCATGTTGACTGTACTAAGCATACACCAGGAGAAGAACCGACCCCATGACGAAACCGGTTCAATACAGTCAGCGCACCATGCACGGGCGCTTATTGTCGAATGTCCAGTTCGGGATCAAATACTGCATTCCCATCGCATCATCACGCGCGCCCAGGCCGTGTTGCTGATACAACTCGTGCGCCTTCATCACCTGATCCATGTCGATCTCAACGCCAAGACCTGGTTTATCAGGCACCTGCACCATACCGCCTTTGATTTCAAACGGCTCTTTGGTCAGACGCTGATTACCTTCCTGCCAGATCCAGTGGGTGTCGATCGCGGTGATCTTGCCTGGCGCGGCGGCCGCCACATGCGTGAACATCGCCAGGGAAATATCAAAGTGGTTGTTGGAATGCGAACCCCAGGTCAGGCCGAACTCATGGCACATCTGCGCGACGCGAACAGATCCCTGCATCGTCCAGAAATGCGGGTCAGCCAGCGGAATGTCCACAGACTGTAAGGAGAGCGTATGCCCCATCTGACGCCAGTCAGTGGCGATCATATTGGTGGCCGTCGGCAGGCCGGTCGCGCGACGGAACTCCGCCATCACTTCACGACCAGAGAAACCCTGCTCCGCCCCGCACGGATCTTCCGCATAGGCCAGCGAGCCTTTCAGGTACTTACCGATTTGGATTGCTTCGTTCAGCGACCAGGCGCCGTTCGGGTCCAGCGTCACGCGGGCATTCGGGAAGCGTTTCGCCAGCGCTACAATGGACTCCGCCTCTTCATCTCCCGCCAGAACGCCGCCCTTCAGTTTAAAGTCGTTAAAGCCATACTTCTCGTATGCCGCTTCCGCCAGGCGGACGACCGCATCAGGAGTCATCGCCTCTTCGTGACGCAGACGATACCAGTCGCATTTCTCATCCGGCTGGCTC comes from the Citrobacter koseri ATCC BAA-895 genome and includes:
- the rlmD gene encoding 23S rRNA (uracil(1939)-C(5))-methyltransferase RlmD, which produces MAQFYSAKRRVTTRQIITVTVNDLDPFGQGVARHNGKALFIPGLLPQEKGDVVITEDKKQFARAQVKRRLNDSPERETPRCPHFGVCGGCQQQHASVALQQRSKSAALSRLMKCDVAEVIADTPWGYRRRARLSLNYLPKTQQLQMGFRKAGSSDIVDVRQCPILVPQLEALLPRVRACLESLQGNRHFGHVELVQAGNGTLMVLRHTAPLNATDREKLERFSHSEGLSLFLAPQSDILEPLTGEAPWYDSNGLRLTFSPRDFIQVNEGVNQKMVARALEWLDIQPDDRVLDLFCGMGNFTLPLATRAASVVGVEGVPALVEKGRENARRNGLQNVTFFHENLEEDVTKQQWAKNGFDKILLDPARAGAAGVMKHIIKLKPIRIVYVSCNPATLARDSDALLNAGYQIQRLAMLDMFPHTGHLESMVLFERL
- the barA gene encoding two-component sensor histidine kinase BarA; the protein is MTNYSLRARMMILILAPTVLIGLLLSIFFVVHRYNDLQRQLEDAGASIIEPLAVSSEYGMNLQNRESIGQLISVLHRRHSDIVRAISVYDENNRLFVTSNFHLDPSEMQLATGEPFPRRLSVTRHGDIMILRTPIISERYSPDESPVTDAKTPRNMLGYVALELDLKSVRLQQYKEIFISSVMMLFCIGIALIFGWRLMRDVTGPIRNMVNTVDRIRRGQLDSRVEGFMLGELDMLKNGINSMAMSLAAYHEEMQHNIDQATSDLRETLEQMEIQNVELDLAKKRAQEAARIKSEFLANMSHELRTPLNGVIGFTRLTLKTELNTTQRDHLNTIERSANNLLAIINDVLDFSKLEAGKLILESIPFPLRSTLDEVVTLLAHSSHDKGLELTLNIKNDVPDNVIGDPLRLQQVITNLVGNAIKFTESGNIDILVEKRALSNTKVQIEIQIRDTGIGIPERDQSRLFQAFRQADASISRRHGGTGLGLVITQKLVNEMGGDISFHSQPNRGSTFWFHINLDLNPNVISDAPPTRCLVGKRLAYVEPNATAAQCTLDMLSDTPLEVIYSPTFSALPLDHYDILLISVPVTFNEPLTMQQERLAKAAAMTDFLLLALPCHAQINAEKLKQGGAAACLLKPLTSTRLLPALTEYCHLNQHVEPLLTDENKIAMTVMAVDDNPANLKLIGALLEDKVQHVELCDSGHQAVERAKQMQFDLILMDIQMPDMDGIRACELIHQLPHQQQTPVIAVTAHAMAGQKEKLLSAGMNDYLAKPIEEEKLHSLLLRYKPGAVVATRLPAAESAEFIVNPNATLDWQLALRQAAGKSDLARDLLQMLIDFLPEVRNKIEEQLVGEAPEGLVDLIHTLHGSCGYSGVPRMKNLCQLIEQQLRSGTKEEELEPEFLELLDEMDNVAREAKKILG
- a CDS encoding glycerate kinase, with protein sequence MKIVIAPDSYKESLSALEVATAIEEGFREIWPDADYVKLPVADGGEGTVEAMVEATAGRIVDVDVTGPLGDSVRAFYGLSGDERSAFIEMAAASGLELVPPQLRDPLKTTSWGTGELIRHALDAGVEHIIIGLGGSATNDGGVGMVQALGAKLLDAQHQEITQGGAALEALSKIDISGIDKRLAACRIEVACDVTNPLTGKEGASAVFGPQKGATPEMIQRLDDALTHYARLISRDLDINVFELAGGGAAGGLGAALYAFCGAELRRGIEIVTDALHLEECVADADLVVTGEGRIDSQTIHGKVPVGVAKVAKRHNKPVIGIAGSLTADVGVVHQHGLDAVFSVIYTICTLDEALENAAENVRMAARNIAATLNVGQHLR
- the gudD gene encoding glucarate dehydratase — protein: MSTQFTTPVVTAMQVIPVAGHDSMLMNLSGAHAPFFTRNIVIIKDNSGHTGVGEIPGGEKIRQTLEEAIPLVVGKTLGEYKNVLNAVRHQFADRDAGGRGLQTFDLRTTIHVVTGIEAALLDLLGQHLGVNVASLLGEGQQRSEVEMLGYLFFVGNRKATPLPYQSQPDEKCDWYRLRHEEAMTPDAVVRLAEAAYEKYGFNDFKLKGGVLAGDEEAESIVALAKRFPNARVTLDPNGAWSLNEAIQIGKYLKGSLAYAEDPCGAEQGFSGREVMAEFRRATGLPTATNMIATDWRQMGHTLSLQSVDIPLADPHFWTMQGSVRVAQMCHEFGLTWGSHSNNHFDISLAMFTHVAAAAPGKITAIDTHWIWQEGNQRLTKEPFEIKGGMVQVPDKPGLGVEIDMDQVMKAHELYQQHGLGARDDAMGMQYLIPNWTFDNKRPCMVR